The segment agttttaaaaaatatattccattacaaaacatgttataatttaaaaaatatatatattcgaAATTTGTCAAGTCTCTTTGATACGAATTTAAACATTAACTATAAAACAAACAAAGAAACACCAAAATAAGCTTTCTTGTTCTATTCATTTTCTAGACATTTTTCTACCTTTAAATGTAGATCCTTTATGTCTCCAGTTGTAATTGTATTATCCAAATAAGTAACAGataaaatatacaaataataaGAATATAGAAACTTTAGAAAATCACTATCTCGAATCTGTATTCTATCAGTTGTAAATTCGTTTTCAAGGAAGAACAGGAAGCtcaatttgattaaaagaaaagAAACTTACACGTCCATGTTCAACATAACAAAACTTCAGAGGAATGCCTTCACATTGTCCTTCAACTTCCTCAATCTGTTTCTTGGTTGGTGGATTGCCACTAcaatagacaaaaaaaaaaaaaaaaaaaaaaaaaaaaaaaaaaaaagaaaacaattCAGAGAATATGAATTAGGATGATTTACTTATCAAAGATaacaaaatatgaatttataaGGTCATCTTACCTAATTATGCAGAGAATAAAGATCGGATTGCCTGGATTTGACTTTCTAAATTTGCTGTTTGGAGGATAAACATCAAAAACCAGTCTTTTACTCTCTTCATTTATCTCCATACTACTAAACAACTCAGTAACTTCCATTATAGAACTGTTTTCTTCACTTTTACCACGTTTTATGCTCCAACAAACACCATGCCTCTTGATTATATAACCTAATGACTTAAGATGCCTGTAAACCTCAAATGACTCCCATGAAGATCCACCTACACCTtctgcaacctttttataaatatCTTCAAGTGGAATACATTTATCCTCATCATCTAACAGATGCAATGCCCCTATCTCTGCCAAAAACCTACACATCATCAAACATTTTATAACATGTAACCACGAAGTTGTAAagtattaagttttttttttttttgtctcctTTGACTTACAATGTATCTTCAAGAAAACTATATAACTTTCCACCACGAACTATCCCTGTTGTTGTCCACAATTTGCCTTTATTACTAACAATCTCAGCCATTCCCAAATCTTGTTTCCAACGAGCCTTTGATATATCTTTCCTGAAAATTAAAACTCAATGTTGTAAGAAAACTTGATAAGAGAAAGGGTTAAATGAGAGAGAGCACCTAAACTGCAACTTGGGAAAATCACTATATGCATAGCAATGGTCCTCAATATCACTATCAGGTGCAGTTATGTCTGAATCACTTGATCCACCTGCCCAATCTTCGATTTCCATGATTGAAATGATGCTTATGAAGATGGCACCAAAGCTTTAGAACAAGGAGCAGATTCTGAAAACGTGGAAGAAACAGATTTAGTTAAAGCAAAAGAATTTCAATGTGAATGTGTACCTCTTAAtggttaaaatgaccattttaaccctTTAAACTATTTTTTTGCATACAAATTTTACATCATACAGCATTCAATTGGACATCATACAACATCCAAATTTGACATATACGGATCCTTATATCACAGTATAACAAATTTTATAACAATATCTCACAATAAATTCGTTCAATTATCAACCGGATCATAAAATGATGATATAACTCAAATGTGCTGAAGAATTAAGGTCAAGGTTGTACAGGCAAGATATAAAAGAAAAACATATCAAACATATCAGAAACATGTACCTTCATTAAAGAAATTATagatttttacaagaaattagGGAGACGATGGGAATGGGAAATGGCGAAAAGAAAAGGGGATTTGGAAGGTCAAAGAAAAAATTGGACCTCGTAATCATTGCTTCCCAATTTTCTGGGTTCATTTTCCTATTCCACGTTGATTTTACACATTACATGCACCccgttttgtttatggttttggatCATTTGGGTTTCTTCCGATCCTACTTCTGAAACACGGTTGGAGATAAATCAAGCACCAATTTCGAGCAGAAGAACATAAATCAAGCACCAATTTTATATAATCAAGCAGAACATGTTTTAGGGCCTGAAAAAAACGACCATAAAGATTGGCCTGAAAAAAATCGACCAAAAAGAAAGGAGCATAAACTTACCGGCGAAGGGGGAGGAATCGAGGGTGGAGGTGAAGAAGGTGAAGGCGGAGCGGCGCAGCTGGCAGGGGAGAAGTGGTCGACGCTGAGAAGAAGGGAGAATGATGGAGGAGGGTTCGACGTGTAGTACTAGTGGGGGAGAAAGAAAACACAGGCGTGTGTTATGTTAGGGCAAGGGTATTAGAAGTATTTTTTTCATTCAGATTGATCCAGAGCTAGTCTCTTAATGGGTAAAAAAACTCCAACCAATCTGATTGATCCAGAGCTAGTCTCTTAATGGGAGAAACAAACAGCCCGAAGGCCTGAAGAATATTGTGTTGGCTCTGCACTCAGCGATTAAACGAATGTGAGATAGGGTTTGGATTTTTCACCGATTTCATTAAATGTGTCACCACACATTTGATACGGTCATATTTAATATTTGATACggcaagaagttaattaaaaataaaatataaaaaaatatttaatttcttaaaaaaataataattaaaaaaaaaaaaaagtagaaaatGGCTAAAATGATCACTTGTAAGCTATTTGCATAAATCACTTTTGGTAACTATGCAATAGTTATTTGAGAAGAGGAGTATCGTACGGTTTTTCGTTTTTCGTTTTTTTGAGTTGATTTGTTTTGAGTAGAGTTGCACATTTGTGGTCTCGGATCGGTCTCGAAACGGTCCGGTCTTTCTGTGGTCGATCTCGGAGTGGTCCGGCCTTTTTTTTGGACCGGTCTCGAGCCAGCGTTTTACGGTCCGATTTCTTTCGAGTCCGCTCTTTTTTGGAACCGGTCTTTATCTTTTTCGGTCCAGTCTTGCGGTCTTTCCGTGTGCCTTTTCGCTTTGGTTTTTGGGTTTTCGGTCCGGTTTCGATATTTGTTGGTTTTTTTAGTTCATTTTTGGGTTTTTCCTTCAATAAATATGTGATTAACACCAAAATGATAGATTAAACATTATTAAAAATGATAcactaaagtttaataaaagaaaaaaaaatgaagttaGATATTGTGTGATTAAAAATTGTGTAGTTAACACAAAaattatatacttatgaactttGGCTAGCGGTCTTTTTTTAAATCGGTCTGAGACCGGTCTCGGACTAATCTTGTGTCAGTCTCGAAACGATCCGATCTTTTTTTGGGATCGACCTCAAAACGGTCCGGTTTTTCTCAGACATTCTTGATTCAGTCTTTTTTTCGTCCAGTCATTTTTCGTTGCAATCTCGTTTTAGACCGGTCTAGTCTCGGTCTTTTTTTGGATTTCAGTCTGAGATCGGTCCTTGCAAGTCTAGTTTTGAGTTGGTCCCCCAAACCCAACTGAATAGTATAAAATTGGTTTTTAGGTTGACTGGACCGAATAACATAAAACCATTTGAAATGTGCCAAGATGAAAGCCCAATAAAATTGATCTTAAATATTAACCATGTCTTTTtacataatagaaacttaatgaATTAGAAACAACCCATTTAACATagctaaaaaataaaaataaaaaaattcatcAAAAACAGAAAATTTAGTTTACACTTTATACACCAATATAAACCTTAAGTCCACGAcccttggataattctaataataGTTTTTTCAATGTGTTTGTCGATGTTTTTAATGACACTtgatattattattgtgttttgttgtttttttatatGTGAAAGGTTTTTGCTTCATTATAGTCGTGGGTTGAGGTATTCGCAATTAGAGTTATACAGTGACTTTCCAAACTTTTTTCACAATGGAATCTTAATGGTTGAGAAGTGAAATTTTATATAGTAAGTTTAGGATTGAAACCTTGGCACATCCAAAATATTACTAGTGTTCCTTCATTGACTTCTCATATGGTTCTAGGGCAGGTTGATATGGGTCACTCAAATGGTACGACTTACAATTTGTTATTGTCATTCCCCACTTCAAATGAAAGTAATGGATCATGACGAGAAAGATAACTTATTCATTTAACACCTCCTACGAAAACACCTTACATTTAATACCAAAAAGTTAACCTTCTCCAAACTTTTCCTAACGAATTTCCTTATTATCAGAGGTCTTCACGTAAAACCGACTTAACCGATCTGAAGCCCGCTTAACCTACAATAAATACCTAATTAAAATTTTTACTTAATGTAAATAATAAAACACCtacaaatagaaaaaaaaaatagcctTA is part of the Lactuca sativa cultivar Salinas chromosome 7, Lsat_Salinas_v11, whole genome shotgun sequence genome and harbors:
- the LOC111905987 gene encoding uncharacterized protein LOC111905987 isoform X2, which encodes MAEIVSNKGKLWTTTGIVRGGKLYSFLEDTLFLAEIGALHLLDDEDKCIPLEDIYKKVAEGVGGSSWESFEVYRHLKSLGYIIKRHGVCWSIKRGKSEENSSIMEVTELFSSMEINEESKRLVFDVYPPNSKFRKSNPGNPIFILCIISGNPPTKKQIEEVEGQCEGIPLKFCYVEHGRVSFFSFNQIELPVLP
- the LOC111905987 gene encoding uncharacterized protein LOC111905987 isoform X1 translates to MEIEDWAGGSSDSDITAPDSDIEDHCYAYSDFPKLQFRKDISKARWKQDLGMAEIVSNKGKLWTTTGIVRGGKLYSFLEDTLFLAEIGALHLLDDEDKCIPLEDIYKKVAEGVGGSSWESFEVYRHLKSLGYIIKRHGVCWSIKRGKSEENSSIMEVTELFSSMEINEESKRLVFDVYPPNSKFRKSNPGNPIFILCIISGNPPTKKQIEEVEGQCEGIPLKFCYVEHGRVSFFSFNQIELPVLP